The genomic window ttaggactAAGGTTAAAATTACCAtcgcaataccacgttttggccTCTGTCAACATTTTTAAGCTGTCATCTGTTGAAAACAATACAATTCGTTCACCAgttgttgatttattatcagCCAATAAAAACTGTTGTCCATTAACTAAAGCCCAGTCATCTGAAAAATTACGTAaggctataacaaaaaaatatggctacctatattttaataataaattttatttaccttCTATAACAATATCATTTATGCAATTTAATGCAGGATTATTGTTAGTTCTTTGATTTCTAATTGTTCGTTTTACTACACTTTCTTTGGTAAGAACAATAAAGCTTCGGCTGGTATTGACTTACAGCTTCCGAAAATATCTGA from Acyrthosiphon pisum isolate AL4f unplaced genomic scaffold, pea_aphid_22Mar2018_4r6ur Scaffold_13198;HRSCAF=13836, whole genome shotgun sequence includes these protein-coding regions:
- the LOC107885764 gene encoding uncharacterized protein LOC107885764, translated to FIVLTKESVVKRTIRNQRTNNNPALNCINDIVIEDDWALVNGQQFLLADNKSTTGERIVLFSTDDSLKMLTEAKTWYCDGNFNLSPKYFLQLYVIRVQKNDSYITAVYCLLERKTMSIYEEMFKLIRKMKLEVAADKAKLAIDSMGEPVKKKKFNTYPTSYFMPKNI